A region of the Nocardia nova SH22a genome:
ACCTCCAGATAGTTTCCCTCGGCGGGTCCGGGAGGGGCGGAACCCGCTTCGATGCGTCACGCCGACCCCGGCCGTCCTGGCCATGATCCGCCGGAACTCTCCCGGAAGTTCCGAAAGGTTCCGGGAGATCGCACACGTTCCAGAACAACCCAGAACAATACTGCGTCCGTCCTCCCGGCCGGTCCGTCGGTGCGTTCCTTCCCCGTCCGCGGGATGCCGCGACTTCGCCGCGTGTGGTCCCGCACACCGGCATGCGCGGCCCGCGACGCCCTCGGCACCGTGGCAGACCGCCGCGACCAGCGCCCCTACTACACTGGACCGGTGAGTTTCGACAACGTACGGGGACGATCGACCCCTGGCCGACCTTCCCGGACGCCGCAGGTTTCCGGAACTCCGTCCGTTGTGGGGCAACTGCGGCCCCGGCCCGACGGCACCGTTCCGTTCTCGGTGGAATTCAATCCGCCGCGCGACGAGGCGGCCGAGGCCCGGCTGTGGCGCGCGGCCCGCGAGTTCGAACGGATGCATCCGGCGTTCGTCTCCATGACCTACGGCGCGGGCGGTTCCACCCGCGATCGCACCGCGCGGATCACCGGCCAGCTGGCCCGCGAGACCACCCTGCTCACCGTCGCCCACCTCACCGCGGTCGGGCACAGCGTGAGCGAACTGCGCTCGATCGTCGGCAGCTATGCCGATGCCGGTATCCGCAACATGCTCGTCCTGCGCGGCGACCCGCCCGGCGATCCGCTGGGGGAGTGGGCCAAACACCCCGAAGGGGTCGAATACGCCGAGGAGCTGGTCCGCATGGTGTGCGGGCTCGGTGACTTCCACGTCGGGGTGGCCTCGTTCCCGCAGGGCCACCACCGGTCGCCGGACCTCGACCACGACACCCGTCATCTGGTGTCGAAACTGCGTGCGGGAGCGGAATATTCGATCACCCAGATGTTCTTCGACGTGGACCACTATCTGCGCCTGCGCGACCGGGTCGCGGCCTGCGACGCCGAGCAGGGCGCCAAGCCCATCATTCCGGAGCTGATGCCGATCACCTCGCTGCGCACCGTGCAGCGGGCCGAGGAATTGTCCGGCCGGGCGCTGCCCGCCGCGGTCATGCGACGCCTCGAACACGCGGCCGGTGACGATCCGGAGGCCAACCGCGCCGCGGTGCGTGCCGCGGGTATCGAGATCGCCACCGAGATCGGGCAGCGGCTCATCGACGAGGGCGCGCCCTGCCTGCACTTCATCACCCTGAACTTCGCCAAGGCCACCACCGAGGTGCTCACCAATCTCGGCTACACGGTCACCCCGGCGGCCGTCAGCGCCTGATCCTCGCCACACCGGCGAGTTGCCGGGAATTCGCGATCACCGGCGGTACCGTCTGGCGCACCGCGATGACGCGGAGGCCGGGGCGGTGTGCCTGTACGCCCGGCCGACCTGGTGCGGATGTCCCGCATGAACACAGGAGATTCGATGGCAGTGGTGAGCAGTGTCGTCCGTCTTTCCGCAGCGATCGCCGTGACCGGCGCGCTGACCTTCGCGAGCGCGGTGAGCGCCACCGCCGCCCCGCCCGACCCCCGCGCGGCCGTCGCGGCGGCGGGTGCGCCGGTCGCCGCCTCCGATCTGTTCGGCGCCTACCAGTCCGCGGTCGACGGGTTGAAGCAGCTCGGCATCGAGCCCTTCCTGTACCCGTCGGCATCGGCGTTCTGCCAGGACGGCAGCACGCTCGGGCTGGTGCCCGCGCTGGCCGGGGCGGTGCCGGGACCGTGGCCGCGGCTCGCCGTACCGGTCCCCGGACTGGATCTGTCCGCGGTGAAGGCCGGGCAGACGATGTTCGCCTTCGTGCCCTACGGTCTCGGCCCCGACGGTGCCGACACCTCCGGAATGCAGGTGGCCTGGTTCAACGCCTCGACCGGCCGGGGCGGGTTCGCGGCCATGGGCCCGATGTCGCAGATCATCGAATCGATGATCCCGCCGAACCTGCCGCCGGAGGTGCGCCCGGCGTTCGAACAGGGGATTCGCAACTTCTTCCTGTCCGCGCTGCCGGTCGGGGGAGTGCGCGCGGTGCCGGTGGACACCGGATCGGGCACCGTGCTGGCGGCGATGTTCGGCACCGTCCGCAACGGCGATCGCACCTGCCTGTTCCTGCCGACCGTCGGCATCACCTCGGTGCCCTGACCACCGGCCGTCCCTTCCACGTCAGGGTGCCGCGCCGGTGCGCCCGCCGCGATCGCGCCGACAGGCACAGGTAGGCGCCGATCGAGACCGGATGCGCGAGCGCCGCGGCGAGATCGCCACCGCGCGGTCCGGTACCGGATTCCAGCGACCGCGCGAGCAGCCGCCCCACGACACCCAGGGTGTAGCCGAGGGCGCCGGTCCGGCGCAGCCGTCCGGTGCCGAGTGCCGCGGCCAGCGCGGGCAGCACATGACCGAGCGCCGCCACGGCGTCCACGGCGAGCGCACCGGCCGTGGAACCGTAGGCCGACCACAGCCAGCGCGAGTATCCCTCGTCGAGTTCGGCTGCGCCCCGGTACATCCGGGTGCTCGCCAGCTCACCGGCGGCCACCAGTGTGGTGCGATGTCCCGCCCGGCGCAGGGCCCGCGCCAGCGCCAGATCCTCCGTGATCGCTCCCGCCACCGCGGCGTGCCCGCCGACCGCCCGATACACCATCGCGTCGAAGACCAGGAACTGCCCGCACGAGACCGCCGTCGACGGCCGCAGACTCCGATCCGCGAGCCGCACCGGCAGGGTGGTGGCCCACGACCAGCACAGCAGCGGCTGGACCACGGCCTCGGCGAGCGATCCGGCGCGCTGCCACGGCCACGGAGTCACCAGGCCCGCACCGCTGCGGCGCAATTCGCTGACCGCGGCCGCGACGGCCCGCGGCCGCAACCGCACATCGGCGTCGAGGAAGATCAGCGCGCCCGGGGGCGGATGGGCGGAATCTGTGGTGACACCGGCGATTTCGGCCAATCGCGCACAGGCGGCGGTCTTGCCGGTCCAGCCCGGTGCGGGCGACAGATCGGTGGAGATCACGGAGAACCGGTCGTCCTCACCGATCGCCGCGACCGCCGCCCGGAAGGTGCCGTCGGTGGAACCGTCGTCCAGAATCCACACCCGCAGCCGCGAAACACCCTGCTGGGCACGCAGATCCGCGATCAGCGCGGGCAGCCTCGGCGCCTCGTTCCGGGCCGGGACGACGACCACCACCGGTTCGATCACCGGCGCGGTGTCGGGGCGCAA
Encoded here:
- a CDS encoding methylenetetrahydrofolate reductase encodes the protein MSFDNVRGRSTPGRPSRTPQVSGTPSVVGQLRPRPDGTVPFSVEFNPPRDEAAEARLWRAAREFERMHPAFVSMTYGAGGSTRDRTARITGQLARETTLLTVAHLTAVGHSVSELRSIVGSYADAGIRNMLVLRGDPPGDPLGEWAKHPEGVEYAEELVRMVCGLGDFHVGVASFPQGHHRSPDLDHDTRHLVSKLRAGAEYSITQMFFDVDHYLRLRDRVAACDAEQGAKPIIPELMPITSLRTVQRAEELSGRALPAAVMRRLEHAAGDDPEANRAAVRAAGIEIATEIGQRLIDEGAPCLHFITLNFAKATTEVLTNLGYTVTPAAVSA
- a CDS encoding glycosyltransferase family 2 protein; the protein is MGAARAAAPLVTAGTAVAGLGCALALVNRLGIRRLRPDTAPVIEPVVVVVPARNEAPRLPALIADLRAQQGVSRLRVWILDDGSTDGTFRAAVAAIGEDDRFSVISTDLSPAPGWTGKTAACARLAEIAGVTTDSAHPPPGALIFLDADVRLRPRAVAAAVSELRRSGAGLVTPWPWQRAGSLAEAVVQPLLCWSWATTLPVRLADRSLRPSTAVSCGQFLVFDAMVYRAVGGHAAVAGAITEDLALARALRRAGHRTTLVAAGELASTRMYRGAAELDEGYSRWLWSAYGSTAGALAVDAVAALGHVLPALAAALGTGRLRRTGALGYTLGVVGRLLARSLESGTGPRGGDLAAALAHPVSIGAYLCLSARSRRAHRRGTLTWKGRPVVRAPR